A portion of the Micromonospora vinacea genome contains these proteins:
- a CDS encoding GOLPH3/VPS74 family protein produces MLIADEFFLIAHNDSRGKAKLHPAATGLGLAGGLLGELILYGHITVTAGQITVIDRRPPADALAHTVLDQLVGESQHRELRTWLSFLAQSATTSVGERLARAGVLRRQESRRLLRTTVSYLPIDLNAVAWPATRLRALLDRPDPPGVPDALLLGLVVAAGLTREVLWSAGPRAHHRLNVLIPALPAPLKELVGHTEAAVGAAVLRGIP; encoded by the coding sequence TTGCTCATCGCCGACGAGTTCTTCCTGATCGCACACAACGACAGTCGCGGCAAGGCGAAACTGCACCCTGCGGCGACCGGGCTCGGGCTGGCCGGCGGGCTCCTCGGCGAGCTGATCCTTTATGGACATATCACCGTCACGGCCGGGCAGATCACCGTCATCGACCGGCGTCCGCCGGCCGACGCCCTGGCGCACACGGTGCTGGACCAGTTGGTCGGTGAGTCCCAGCACCGGGAATTGCGCACCTGGCTGAGCTTCCTGGCCCAGAGCGCCACGACCTCGGTGGGGGAGCGGTTGGCCCGCGCCGGGGTGCTGCGCCGCCAGGAGAGTCGCCGGCTGCTGCGTACCACTGTCAGCTACCTGCCGATCGACCTCAACGCGGTGGCCTGGCCGGCCACCCGGCTACGGGCCCTGCTGGACCGGCCGGACCCGCCGGGCGTGCCGGACGCCCTGCTGCTCGGCCTGGTCGTGGCCGCGGGGCTGACCCGCGAGGTGCTGTGGAGCGCCGGCCCTCGCGCGCACCACCGGCTGAACGTCCTCATCCCCGCGCTGCCGGCACCACTCAAGGAACTCGTCGGGCACACCGAGGCCGCCGTCGGCGCCGCCGTGCTGCGCGGCATCCCCTGA
- a CDS encoding APC family permease — translation MPPTSTVDRPSNVSEALARGRLGIPSVIFFVLSAAAPLTVVAGVVTTGYGVIGVTGIPLAFLLIAAVLALFSVGYVAMSRRVENAGAFYAYVSRGLGRPAGVGAAWVALIAYNALQVGLYGTIGVAAEPVLDRLFGGHPHWAVVALVAWALVGLLGLLRVDLNGMVLAALLVAEIVVVVVFDLGQLGNPANGEVSFASFSPDNLFVTGVGAVLVLAVLGFVGFESAVVFSEESKDPKRTVPLATYLSVAIIAGLYALSSWTMTVAVGQDQIVAEAGEQSVGLIFNLAAAHLGDTAVTIGQVLFLTSVLAAMISFHNTTARYTFALGRERVLPAVFGQTSARTGAPRAASVAQSVLGLLVILLYAVNGWDPVVQLFFWVGTTGGFGVLLLIATTSVAVIAYFARSGGGENLWRRAIAPGLATIALFVIIWLAVSNFANLLGVAPDSTLRWALPAAYPVAALLGIGWALLLRSNRPDTYARIGLGAASAAAAVKPEAPAAAEVTR, via the coding sequence ATGCCCCCGACATCGACAGTCGACCGACCCAGCAACGTCTCCGAAGCCCTGGCCCGGGGCCGTCTCGGCATCCCCTCGGTGATCTTCTTCGTCCTCTCCGCCGCCGCGCCGCTGACAGTGGTGGCCGGCGTCGTCACCACCGGCTACGGCGTCATCGGGGTGACCGGCATCCCGCTGGCCTTCCTGCTGATCGCCGCGGTACTCGCGCTGTTCTCGGTGGGCTACGTGGCGATGTCCCGCCGGGTGGAGAACGCCGGCGCCTTCTACGCCTACGTGTCCCGCGGCCTTGGCCGACCGGCCGGCGTGGGCGCCGCCTGGGTCGCGCTGATCGCGTACAACGCGTTGCAGGTCGGGCTGTACGGCACCATCGGCGTGGCGGCCGAGCCAGTGCTCGACCGGCTCTTCGGCGGACACCCGCACTGGGCCGTCGTGGCCCTGGTGGCGTGGGCGTTGGTAGGCCTGCTCGGCCTGCTCCGGGTCGACCTCAACGGCATGGTCCTGGCCGCGCTGCTGGTCGCCGAGATCGTGGTGGTCGTCGTCTTCGACCTGGGACAGCTCGGCAACCCGGCCAACGGTGAGGTCAGCTTCGCCTCGTTCTCACCGGACAACCTCTTCGTGACGGGGGTCGGCGCGGTGCTGGTGCTCGCCGTCCTCGGCTTCGTCGGCTTCGAGTCGGCGGTGGTCTTCAGCGAGGAGAGCAAGGACCCGAAGCGGACCGTGCCGCTGGCCACCTACCTCTCGGTGGCGATCATCGCCGGGCTGTACGCGCTGTCGTCCTGGACCATGACCGTCGCGGTCGGGCAGGACCAGATCGTCGCCGAGGCCGGGGAGCAGAGTGTCGGGCTCATCTTCAACCTGGCCGCCGCGCACCTCGGCGACACAGCGGTCACCATCGGGCAGGTGCTCTTCCTGACCTCGGTGCTCGCCGCGATGATCTCGTTCCACAACACCACGGCCCGCTACACCTTCGCCCTCGGTCGGGAGCGGGTGCTGCCAGCGGTGTTCGGGCAGACCTCGGCCCGTACCGGGGCGCCGCGGGCCGCCTCGGTGGCGCAGAGCGTCCTCGGACTGCTGGTCATCCTGCTGTACGCGGTCAACGGCTGGGACCCGGTGGTCCAGCTCTTCTTCTGGGTCGGTACCACCGGCGGCTTTGGTGTCCTGCTGCTGATCGCCACCACGTCGGTGGCGGTGATCGCCTACTTCGCCCGCTCCGGCGGGGGCGAGAACCTCTGGCGACGGGCCATCGCGCCCGGCCTGGCCACCATCGCGCTCTTCGTGATCATCTGGTTGGCCGTGTCGAACTTCGCCAACCTGCTCGGCGTCGCGCCGGACTCGACGCTGCGCTGGGCGCTGCCCGCCGCGTACCCGGTGGCTGCCCTGCTGGGCATCGGCTGGGCCCTGCTGCTGCGCAGCAACCGCCCGGACACGTACGCCCGGATCGGTCTGGGCGCGGCGAGCGCCGCGGCGGCCGTCAAGCCGGAGGCGCCGGCCGCCGCGGAGGTGACCCGATGA
- a CDS encoding GNAT family N-acetyltransferase, with translation MSVVIEQLGPEETSLAAGRIAEAFTVLEVTYWLVPDPSKREAVLAGDFEILVGHAMRHGIVHATADRASVAVWFPSVGEPAPPPADYDARLAAACGEWTDRFQHLDELFAANHPHPDHHHLAFLATRPDRQGQGLGSALMRHHHAWLDANGMPAYLEASSPRSRDLYAKHGYLAGEPFRVPDGTPFWPMWREPVSS, from the coding sequence ATGAGCGTGGTCATCGAGCAACTCGGGCCGGAGGAGACCAGCCTCGCGGCGGGTCGGATCGCCGAGGCGTTCACCGTCCTGGAGGTGACGTACTGGCTGGTCCCCGACCCGAGCAAGCGGGAGGCCGTACTGGCCGGAGACTTCGAGATCCTGGTCGGGCACGCGATGCGGCACGGCATCGTCCACGCCACAGCGGACCGGGCCTCGGTTGCCGTCTGGTTTCCGTCCGTCGGCGAGCCGGCGCCGCCGCCGGCGGACTACGACGCCCGACTGGCCGCCGCCTGCGGCGAGTGGACCGACCGGTTCCAGCACCTCGACGAGCTGTTCGCGGCGAACCACCCGCATCCGGACCACCACCACCTCGCGTTCCTGGCGACCCGGCCCGACCGGCAGGGGCAGGGGTTGGGTAGCGCGCTGATGCGCCACCACCACGCCTGGCTGGACGCCAACGGGATGCCGGCGTACCTGGAGGCGAGCAGCCCGCGCAGCCGGGACCTGTACGCGAAGCACGGCTACCTGGCCGGCGAGCCGTTCCGGGTGCCCGACGGCACGCCGTTCTGGCCGATGTGGCGGGAGCCGGTCAGCTCCTGA
- a CDS encoding SigB/SigF/SigG family RNA polymerase sigma factor — protein MTAPTITEQPSAAVKATTKLDPRALTDSAADLLNAMAALPANHPSRAALRDRAIEAWLPLANHLAHRYSGRGEPNDDLAQTAAIGLIKAIDKFDPSRGVDFAGYAIPTIIGELKRHFRDRTWDIRVPRRLQELRLAISDANSSLLQTLGRSPTVADIAAHLKLTEEEVLEGLEGARAYNAVSLSTPTGDGERATELGDMLGGEDSEFELAELRVALGPALATLDEREQKILTLRFYGNLTQSQIADQIGVSQMHVSRLLTRALTKLRGQLDGTY, from the coding sequence ATGACCGCGCCAACGATCACCGAGCAGCCGAGCGCCGCCGTCAAGGCCACCACCAAGCTCGACCCGCGCGCTCTCACCGACAGCGCCGCCGACCTGCTCAACGCGATGGCGGCGCTGCCCGCCAACCACCCGTCGCGCGCCGCGCTGCGGGACCGGGCGATCGAGGCCTGGCTGCCGCTCGCCAACCACCTCGCCCACCGCTACAGCGGGCGCGGCGAGCCGAACGACGACCTGGCGCAGACCGCCGCGATCGGCCTGATCAAGGCCATCGACAAGTTCGACCCCTCGCGCGGTGTCGACTTCGCCGGCTACGCGATCCCCACCATCATCGGCGAGCTCAAGCGGCACTTCCGCGACCGCACCTGGGACATCCGGGTGCCCCGCCGGCTCCAGGAGCTGCGGCTGGCCATCTCCGACGCCAACAGCTCGCTCCTGCAGACCCTCGGCCGCTCCCCGACGGTCGCCGACATCGCCGCGCACCTCAAGCTCACCGAGGAAGAGGTGCTGGAGGGCCTGGAAGGCGCCCGCGCGTACAACGCGGTGTCGCTGTCCACCCCGACCGGCGACGGCGAGCGCGCCACCGAACTGGGCGACATGCTCGGCGGCGAGGACAGCGAGTTCGAGCTGGCCGAGCTGCGCGTGGCCCTCGGCCCGGCGCTGGCCACCCTCGACGAGCGCGAGCAGAAGATCCTCACGCTGCGCTTCTACGGCAACCTGACCCAGTCGCAGATCGCCGACCAGATCGGCGTCTCGCAGATGCACGTCTCGCGGCTGCTGACCCGGGCGCTGACCAAGCTGCGTGGCCAGCTCGACGGCACGTACTGA